The genomic window GGAACGAATAGTTTTTATTGGTGGAGGTTTTATTTCTTTTGAGTTTGCACAAATTTCTAAAAGAGGGGGGGCCGATCAGGTGACTATACTACAAAGAGGAGAAAAAGTGTTGAATCAGTTTGATGCTGATTTAGTGGATATGCAAGTGGAGAAAAGTAGAGAAATGGGTATCGACATTCAATTGAATAGTGTTATCCAAAAAATAGAAAAGAAGGAACATGAATACACAATTACATATAATTCACCTAATGGATTAAGTCATGTGGTTTGTGATTTAATTATTCATGGTGCAGGAAGAGGTGCCAATATCCAAGATCTTAATTTAGAAGCCATTAATGTTGCCACAACAAGAAAAGGTGTGGTAGTAAATGAGTTTCAAAGAAGTATTTCAAATCCAAAAGTATTTTCGGCAGGGGATGCTGCAGATACCTCTAAACCAAATTTAACTCCGGTAGCAGGTATTGAGGCTAAAATTGTAGCTAAAAACTTAATTGCAAAGGAGGATAAGTATAAAACCACCTATCCAGCTATTCCAAGTGTTGTCTACACTTTACCACCTATAGCTAAAGTTGGTTTAACGGAGAAAGATGTAGAACAAAGAAAAGATGAGGTAAAGGTAAAGTTTAAAAAGACTCACCAATGGTATTCTTCTGTTAGAGTTAACGAAAAATATTCTGCCTTTAAAACAATTGTGGATAAGAAAACCAATAAAATTTTAGGTGCTCATTTATTAGGACCAGGAGCAGAAGAACAAGTGAATGTGATTACTATGGCGATTAATCAAGGATTAACTGTTGAAGAGTTGAAAGCCATTGTATTTGCTTATCCTAGTTATTCATCAGACATAAAATACATGTTTGATTAAGCTAAGATTATAAAAGTGTTTCAAACTTAATTAGTCAACAATCATTTCAATTAACAAACCACTATTATCATATTTAATTCTCTCACTATTTAATCAATCAA from Flammeovirga yaeyamensis includes these protein-coding regions:
- a CDS encoding dihydrolipoyl dehydrogenase family protein: MKNKFDLIVIGAGSAGTSVARSCAAEGWKVGIVEELKYGGTCMLRGCDPKKMFLAVTEGIDAIERMSDKGLTTIEPTVNWKKMSEFKNSFIEPMPERVENSLKRLGIEEFHGKARFNDDGSLQVGDDVLESEYFHIATGASPIQLGIEGEEHVKTSTDFLDLNNTPERIVFIGGGFISFEFAQISKRGGADQVTILQRGEKVLNQFDADLVDMQVEKSREMGIDIQLNSVIQKIEKKEHEYTITYNSPNGLSHVVCDLIIHGAGRGANIQDLNLEAINVATTRKGVVVNEFQRSISNPKVFSAGDAADTSKPNLTPVAGIEAKIVAKNLIAKEDKYKTTYPAIPSVVYTLPPIAKVGLTEKDVEQRKDEVKVKFKKTHQWYSSVRVNEKYSAFKTIVDKKTNKILGAHLLGPGAEEQVNVITMAINQGLTVEELKAIVFAYPSYSSDIKYMFD